A genomic segment from Saprospiraceae bacterium encodes:
- a CDS encoding acetyl-CoA carboxylase biotin carboxylase subunit, translating into MISKILIANRGEIALRIIRTAKKMGIKTVSIFSEADRYARHTLAADEAIYIGESASRDSYLKMDRILQAAIDTNADAIHPGYGFLSENPAFAKLVESSSIKFIGPPASAMEKMGSKIGAKQTATKMNVPLVPGTDHAIHSLEEAKLIATQIGFPLLIKASAGGGGKGMRIVNSLDELAQQLKSAGNEAMASFGDASVFIEKYISKPRHIEIQIFTDSYGNGIHLYERECSIQRRHQKIIEEAPSSCLSPELRERMGQDALKLAMACGYVGAGTVEFLADEYLNYYFLEMNTRLQVEHTVTEMITGIDLVQLQIEIADGKKLNLNQQDLKINGHSIELRICAEDPLNQFLPSTGTLEMYRPPTDQSIRLDDAYCEGMEIPIHYDPLIGKLISHGSNRLEAIEKLKIAINQFQIKGIETTLDFGSYVLNHPEFIRGDFDTGFIQKNYEAYLAKNEDVEFEEAAALAALKIYIMQIKSPKISSGLVTNWKSNRKTYN; encoded by the coding sequence ATGATTAGTAAAATACTTATAGCCAATAGAGGAGAGATTGCTTTACGTATTATCCGTACTGCAAAGAAAATGGGTATTAAAACAGTTTCCATATTTAGTGAAGCAGATCGCTATGCCCGGCATACGCTTGCTGCAGATGAAGCTATTTATATTGGTGAATCTGCATCCAGAGATTCCTATTTAAAAATGGATCGCATTCTGCAAGCCGCCATTGACACAAATGCAGATGCCATTCATCCAGGCTATGGTTTCTTAAGTGAAAATCCGGCTTTTGCAAAATTAGTGGAATCATCATCTATAAAATTTATTGGTCCACCTGCTTCCGCAATGGAAAAAATGGGTAGTAAAATTGGAGCTAAACAAACTGCTACAAAAATGAACGTTCCTTTAGTTCCCGGAACGGATCATGCGATTCACTCTTTAGAAGAAGCCAAACTAATCGCCACTCAAATTGGATTTCCATTATTAATTAAAGCATCCGCAGGTGGTGGTGGAAAAGGAATGCGTATTGTCAATTCATTGGATGAATTAGCGCAACAATTAAAATCAGCCGGAAATGAGGCCATGGCTTCCTTTGGTGATGCTTCTGTTTTTATAGAAAAATATATTTCAAAACCAAGACATATAGAAATTCAGATTTTTACAGATTCATATGGCAATGGCATTCATTTATATGAACGTGAATGCAGCATTCAAAGAAGGCATCAGAAAATTATTGAAGAAGCCCCATCAAGTTGCTTATCCCCGGAACTGCGTGAAAGAATGGGCCAAGATGCTTTGAAACTCGCCATGGCTTGTGGCTATGTAGGTGCAGGAACTGTTGAGTTTTTAGCCGATGAGTATTTGAATTATTATTTTCTTGAAATGAACACGCGATTGCAAGTTGAACATACCGTGACTGAAATGATAACCGGTATAGACTTAGTCCAATTGCAGATTGAAATTGCAGATGGCAAGAAATTAAATTTAAATCAGCAAGACTTAAAAATCAATGGACACAGTATTGAACTCCGTATTTGTGCGGAAGATCCATTGAATCAATTTTTACCTAGTACCGGAACCCTGGAGATGTATCGCCCGCCAACAGATCAAAGCATCCGATTGGATGATGCATATTGTGAAGGAATGGAAATTCCAATACACTATGATCCATTAATTGGAAAATTGATTTCACATGGTTCAAATCGCTTGGAGGCAATTGAAAAATTAAAAATTGCAATCAATCAATTTCAAATAAAAGGTATTGAAACCACCCTTGATTTTGGAAGCTATGTATTAAATCATCCTGAATTTATTCGGGGTGATTTTGATACTGGATTTATTCAGAAAAATTATGAAGCTTATCTGGCAAAAAACGAGGATGTGGAATTTGAAGAAGCAGCAGCCTTAGCTGCACTGAAAATTTATATAATGCAAATTAAGTCCCCTAAAATAAGTTCAGGACTTGTAACAAATTGGAAAAGCAACAGAAAAACTTATAACTAA
- a CDS encoding acetyl-CoA carboxylase biotin carboxyl carrier protein subunit yields the protein MKTNNTYQAICRNTKIQKSFDEIESIPLKKTNPNQFYLLHKNRNFSFEFIDANLEKNCIELKSSNKIFQVQINGPIQQLIQTLGYHEGKAKHTDALLAPMPGVVLDILVTPDATVAKGDPLIVLEAMKMENILRASHDGVVKNIFVIKGDKVEKNKILISFI from the coding sequence ATGAAAACGAATAATACTTACCAGGCTATTTGCAGGAATACTAAGATTCAAAAAAGTTTTGATGAAATTGAATCAATTCCTTTAAAAAAAACAAACCCCAATCAATTTTACCTATTGCATAAAAATAGAAATTTTAGTTTCGAATTTATAGATGCAAATCTTGAAAAAAATTGTATTGAATTAAAAAGTTCCAATAAAATTTTCCAAGTTCAAATTAATGGACCCATACAACAATTAATTCAAACATTGGGTTATCATGAAGGCAAAGCCAAACACACCGATGCCTTGCTCGCTCCCATGCCGGGAGTCGTATTGGATATTTTAGTCACTCCGGATGCAACTGTTGCGAAAGGAGATCCATTAATCGTTTTGGAAGCCATGAAAATGGAAAACATACTCCGGGCATCTCATGATGGCGTCGTTAAAAATATTTTTGTTATAAAAGGCGACAAAGTGGAAAAAAATAAAATTCTAATTTCTTTTATCTGA
- the scpA gene encoding methylmalonyl-CoA mutase, producing the protein MLDLKKIKNLKWTHPDLPAPEAINTFDTSESIVIKSYLNPAELDENYKYYVSGIAPFLRGPYASMYLNQPWTIRQYAGFSNAKDSNAFYKKNLAAGQKGLSVAFDLATHRGYDSDHPRVRGDVGKAGVAIDSIEDMKILFDQIPLDQISVSMTMNGAVLPILAFYIALAEEQNIPSHKLSGTIQNDILKEFMVRNTYIYPPEPSMKIVSDIFKYCSANLPKFNAISVSGYHMQEAGASAEIELAYTLADGLEYIRTGLKAGLDIDDFAPRISFFFGIGMNFMMEVAKLRAARLLWAELVSEFKPKNPKSLALRTHCQTSGWSLTEQEPFNNVARTCIEALAAVFGGTQSLHTNSLDEAIALPSEFSAGIARDTQLYIQRQTKICNTVDPLGGSYQIEYLTNQLYTRSKKLIQEIEELGGMTKAIHIGLPKLKIEEAATKKQARIDSGIDSIIGVNIYNERQEASEFEILEIDNARVREEQIELLKTIRLNRNQELVQACLNELEALARNGNGNLLECCIRAAKARATLGEISQALENVFGRYTSDPKIVSGVYFKSFQEKPMMNEVIKLSDDFAKLNGRRPRILVAKLGQDGHDRGSRIVATGFADLGFDVDIGPLFQTPAEVAKQAAENDVHVIGISSLTASHKTLVPELIQELSQIGRSDILVVLGGIIPEKDFEFLYNQGVIAIFGPGTPVPTAAKTVLLKLLARY; encoded by the coding sequence ATGCTGGATTTAAAAAAAATCAAAAATCTAAAGTGGACTCATCCGGATCTTCCTGCGCCGGAAGCAATAAACACATTTGATACCTCCGAATCGATTGTCATAAAATCTTATTTGAATCCAGCAGAGTTGGATGAAAATTATAAATATTATGTTTCAGGAATTGCCCCGTTTTTACGAGGCCCCTATGCAAGCATGTATTTAAATCAGCCATGGACGATCAGGCAATATGCTGGTTTTTCAAACGCTAAGGACAGCAATGCATTTTATAAAAAAAATCTGGCAGCAGGACAAAAAGGATTATCTGTTGCATTTGATTTAGCTACCCACCGCGGATACGATTCTGACCATCCTCGCGTACGGGGGGATGTCGGAAAAGCAGGTGTTGCCATTGATAGCATCGAGGATATGAAAATATTATTTGATCAGATTCCTCTGGATCAGATTTCAGTATCCATGACCATGAATGGTGCCGTGCTTCCGATTCTCGCATTTTATATTGCATTGGCCGAAGAACAAAACATACCAAGTCATAAACTATCCGGCACGATTCAGAATGATATCTTGAAGGAATTCATGGTTCGAAATACTTACATCTATCCACCAGAGCCTTCCATGAAAATTGTATCTGATATTTTTAAATATTGCTCAGCAAATCTTCCCAAATTTAATGCAATAAGTGTCAGTGGATATCACATGCAAGAAGCTGGTGCATCTGCTGAGATTGAATTAGCCTATACCCTGGCTGATGGATTAGAATACATCCGAACCGGCTTAAAGGCAGGATTAGACATTGATGATTTTGCTCCCAGGATTTCATTCTTTTTTGGAATTGGGATGAATTTTATGATGGAAGTGGCTAAGCTGAGAGCTGCCAGGTTGTTATGGGCCGAATTGGTTTCAGAATTCAAACCTAAAAATCCAAAATCACTGGCATTAAGAACCCATTGCCAAACTTCAGGCTGGAGTCTTACTGAGCAAGAACCTTTTAATAATGTCGCTCGAACGTGTATTGAAGCCTTAGCTGCGGTTTTTGGAGGCACCCAGTCCCTACATACCAATTCACTGGATGAAGCCATTGCCCTCCCCAGTGAATTTTCAGCAGGCATTGCCAGAGATACTCAATTATATATTCAAAGACAAACGAAGATTTGTAATACGGTAGATCCTCTTGGTGGTTCTTACCAAATAGAATATTTAACAAATCAGTTATACACTAGAAGCAAAAAGCTCATTCAGGAAATAGAGGAATTGGGAGGCATGACAAAAGCAATTCATATTGGTTTGCCCAAATTAAAAATTGAAGAAGCAGCAACCAAAAAACAGGCACGAATCGATTCTGGCATCGATTCAATCATAGGGGTTAATATCTATAATGAACGCCAGGAAGCTTCTGAATTTGAAATTCTGGAAATCGATAATGCCAGAGTGCGTGAAGAACAAATAGAACTTTTAAAAACCATTCGTTTAAACAGAAATCAAGAATTAGTGCAAGCTTGTTTAAACGAATTAGAGGCCCTGGCCCGTAATGGAAATGGCAACCTGCTGGAATGTTGCATCCGGGCAGCAAAGGCCCGTGCCACTCTTGGAGAGATCAGCCAGGCACTTGAAAATGTGTTTGGCCGTTATACATCTGACCCAAAAATTGTTTCTGGAGTATATTTCAAAAGTTTTCAGGAAAAACCAATGATGAATGAAGTCATTAAATTATCAGACGACTTTGCCAAATTAAATGGCAGACGTCCGCGCATCCTGGTTGCAAAATTAGGTCAAGATGGTCATGACCGCGGTTCCCGTATTGTCGCAACCGGGTTTGCTGATTTAGGTTTTGATGTTGACATTGGCCCATTATTTCAAACTCCTGCTGAAGTGGCAAAACAAGCTGCAGAAAATGATGTCCATGTGATTGGGATTTCTTCACTCACAGCGAGTCATAAAACTTTGGTCCCTGAATTAATTCAGGAATTAAGCCAAATTGGCCGTTCAGATATTTTAGTGGTTCTAGGCGGCATCATCCCGGAAAAGGACTTTGAATTTTTATATAATCAAGGTGTGATCGCCATATTTGGTCCGGGTACTCCGGTTCCTACTGCAGCTAAAACCGTTCTTCTCAAATTATTAGCGCGATACTAA